Within Nocardioides rotundus, the genomic segment ACGTTGTTCACATGGCCGAGCAGGTCCAGGTCGGCCCAGCGCATGGGGCACTCGTAGCGGTGTCGCACTCATCGATGGTCCCATAGGCTGAACCTGTCATCCCTCCTCGACCAGAATCGGAGTCCTCCATGCCCGAGGCCGTCATCGTCGCCGCCGCCCGCACCCCCATCGGCCGGGCCAACAAGGGGTCGCTGAAGGACCTGCGGCCCGACGACCTGGCCGCCGGCATCGTGTCGACGGCGCTGGACCAGGTCCCGGCGCTGGACCGCTCCACCGTGGACGACGTCTACCTCGGCTGCGGTCTCCCCGGCGGGGAGTCCGGCTTCAACATGGGCCGGGTGGTCAACGTGCTCAACGGGATGGACGACGTGCCGGCCGCCACGGTCACCCGCTACTGCGCCTCCTCGGTGCAGACCACCCGGATGGCCTTCCACGCGATCCGGGCCGGCGAGGGCGACGTGTTCGTCTCCGCCGGCGTGGAGACGGTCTCCCGCTTCGGCCGCGGCACCTCCGACACCTGGCCGGACACCCACAACGCGCGGTTCGCCGACGCCGAGGCCCGCTCCGCCGAGCAGGCGCAGGGCGGCCAGGACTGGCACGACCCGCGCCAGGACGACGCGCTGCCCGACGTCTACCTGGCGATGGGCCAGACGGCGGAGAACGTCGCCCGGCTGCGCGGTCTGGACCGGCGCGAGCTCGACGAGTTCGCCGTACGCTCCCAGAACCTCGCCGAGAAGGCGATCGCCGACGGCTTCTGGGCCCGGGAGATCACCCCGGTCACCACCCCCGACGGCACGGTGGTCTCCGCCGACGACGGCCCGCGCGCCGGCGTCACCTACGAGGCGATCTCCCAGCTGGACCCGGTCTTCCGGCCCGACGGCGTGGTCACGGCAGGGAACTGCTGCCCGCTCAACGACGGCGCCGCGGCCGTGGTCGTCATGAGCGACACGAAGGCCGCCGAGCTCGGGCTGACCCCGCTGGCGCGGATCGTCTCCACCGGTGTGTCGGGGCTGTCCCCGGAGATCATGGGCCTCGGGCCGGTCGAGGCGACCCGCCGGGCGCTCGCGCACGCGGGGATGAGCATCGGCGACATCGACCTGGTGGAGATCAACGAGGCGTTCGCGGCCCAGGTGGTGCCGTCCTACCAGGACCTCGGGATCGACCTGGACCGGCTCAACGTCAACGGCGGCGCGATCGCCGTGGGGCACCCCTTCGGCATGACCGGCGCCCGGCTGCAGAACACGATGCTCAACAGCCTGGACTGGCACGACAAGTCCACCGGCCTGATCACCATGTGCGTCGGCGGCGGCCAGGGCATGGCGCTCATCCTCGAGCGGATGTCCTGACCCGGAACAACCCCGCACACCCTCCCTGGCCCTCCCGAGTCGGCGCTTGTTCACCCCGAGTCGGCGCTTGTTCACCCCGAGTCGGCGCTACTTCACGTGACTCTGGGCGGGGGCTCCCGCCGACGATGGTCGGCGCGCGTACCGGGCGCCGAAGGGCTCCCGCGCCCTAGACTCCGGTTGTATGAACTCCGACACCAGGTGGCTCGACGCGTCACAGCAGCGGTCGTGGCGTGCGCTGGTCATCGGCACGACGCTGCTGATGGACCGGCTCGATGATGAGCTGCGACAGGAGTTCGACATCTCGCTGACCGAGTACGAGATCCTGGTCCGGCTCTCCGAGCGCGAGGGCCGGCAGATGCGGATGGCCCAGCTGGCCGACGCGCTGGCCCACAGCCGCAGCCGGGTGACGCACACGGTGACCCGGATGGAGCGTCAGGGGCTGGTCCGCCGCTCCCACTCCCCCGACGACGGCCGCGGCGTCCTGGCGTCGATGACCGAGGATGGCATGCGGCTGCTGCAGGCTGCGGCGCCGATGCACGTCGAGGGGGTACGCCGCCACCTGGTGGACCTGGCCTCCGCCGAGGACTTCGCCGCGCTCGGCCGGGTGATGAACGCGGTCACCGACCAGCTGATCGTCGGCCACCCCGAGATGGAGATCCGCCGGCCGACGGTCTGAGCCGCGCGGCCGACGGACCCGGCGTCAGTCGCGGGTGAGCCGCCGGTGGGTGACCCGGTGCGGCCGCGCTGCCTCCTCGCCGAGGCGCTCGACCTTGTTCGCCTCGTAGGCCGCGAAGTTGCCCTCGAACCAGAACCACTTGGCCGGGTCCTGCTCGTCGCCCTCCCAGGCCAGGATGTGCGTCGCGACCCGGTCGAGGAACCACCGGTCGTGGGAGGTGACCACGGCGCAGCCGGGGAAGTCCAGCAGCGCGTCCTCCAGGGAGGACAGGGTCTCCACGTCCAGGTCGTTGGTGGGCTCGTCGAGGAGCAGCAGGTTGCCGCCCATCTTCAGGGTCAGCGCGAGGTTCAGCCGGTTGCGCTCACCACCGGAGAGCACGCCGGCCTTCTTCTGCTGGTCGGGCCCCTTGAAGCCGAAGGACGCGACGTAGGCGCGGGAGTTCATCTCGAAGTTCGCGACCTTGATGAAGTCCAGGCCGTCGGAGACGACCTCCCACACGTTCTTGTTCGGGTCGATGCCCCCGCGGCTCTGGTCGACGTAGGAGATCTTCACGGTCTGCCCGACCTTGAGCTCCCCACCGTCGGGCTCCTCCTGGCCGGTGATCATCCGGAACAGGGTGGTCTTGCCGACGCCGTTGGGTCCGATCACGCCGACGATGCCGGCCTTGGGCAGGGTGAAGGAGAGGTCGTGCATGAGGGTGCGGCCCTCGAAGCCCTTCTCCAGCCCGCGTGCCTCGAGCACCACGTCGCCCAACCGGGGACCCGGCGGGATGTTGATCACCGCGGTGTCGATCTTGCGGGCGCGGTCGGCCTCGGCGGCCATCTCCTCGTAGCGCTGCAGCCGGGCCTTGCTCTTGGCCTGCCGCGCCTTGGGGTTGGAGCGGACCCAGTCCAGCTCCTTCTCCAGCATCTTGGCGCGCTTGGCGTCCTTGGCGCCCTCGATCTTGAGGCGGTCCTTCTTGGTCTCCAGGTAGGTGGAGTAGTTGCCCTGGTAGCCGTGGATGGAGCCGCGGTCGACCTCGGCGATCCACTCCGCGACGTTGTCGAGGAAGTAACGGTCGTGCGTGACCGCGAGGACGGCGCCGGGGTAGTTCTTCAGGTGCCCCTCCAGCCACTGGACCGACTCCGCGTCCAGGTGGTTGGTGGGCTCGTCGAGCAGCAGCAGGTCGGGCTGCTGGAGCAGCAGCTTGCACAGCGCGACCCGGCGCCGCTCACCACCGGAGAGGTGGTCCACGAGTACGTCGCCCGGCGGGCAGCGCAGCGCGTCCATGGCCTGGTCCAGCCGGCTGTCGAGGTCCCACGCGCCGGCGTGGTCCAGGTCGGTCTGCAGGTCGCCCATCTCGGCCAGCAGCGCGTCGTAGTCCGCGTCGGGGTCGGCGAGCTGCTCGGAGATCTCGTTGTAGCGGTCGAGCTTCTTCTTGGTGTCGGCGACCGCCTCCTGGACGTTCTCCAGGACCGTCTTGCCCTCGGTCAGCGGGGGCTCCTGCTGGAGCATGCCCACGGTGGCCTCGGGGTCCTTGATCGCGTCGCCGTTGTTGGGCTGGTCCAGCCCGGCCATGATCTTCAGCAGCGAGGACTTGCCGGCGCCGTTGGGCCCGACGACGCCGATCTTGGCGCCGTGCAGGAACGAGAGGGTGACGTTGTCGAGGACCACCTTGTCCCCGTGAGCCTTGCGCACGTTGCGCAGGGTGAAGACGTACTCAGCCATGGGCACGAGCCTACGGCCAGGGCGAGCACGACCACCACACGGGGCGAGCGGCCCCGCGGGCTCAGGCGGCGGGCTCCTCGACCTTCGGCGGAGCCCAGGCGTCGGGGTCGGTGACGGCCTCGGGCACGGCCTGGGTCTCCTGGGACTGCTCACGCTTGGTGAAGTCCGCGGTCCCCCGGGTCAGGTCGTGACCGATGGACTCGGCGGTGACGATGTATCGGACCTGGGTCGTCCCGTCCTCGCGGGTCCAGACGTCGGCCTCGAGTCGTCCGTGCACCAGCACCGGCTGTCCGGTGCTCAGCGAGCTCGACGCATGCGTGGCGAGGTGGTTCCAGGCCTTCACCGTGAACCAGATCGTGGGCCCGTCCTCCCAGTGGTCGCCGCGGAAGCGTCGCGGGGTGCTGGCCACGCGCATCCGGGCGATCCGGTGGCCGCCCTTGACGTCGTGCAGCTCGACGTCGCCGCCCAGCCAGCCGCGGAACGTGATGTAGGTGTCGTTCACCGTGGTCCTCCTCCTCGGCCCCGGCCCGGTGCCGAAGCTCGGCCTCCACCCTGCGCCGATCCGACGCGTACGGCGACCGCTGTCGCCGTACCTGTGGAGAACTCGCCTCCCGGATCCCCCTGTGGACGGGAAGTGGCCCCGACCCCGCGATAAATCGGTGGCCTGCTCCCGACGACGGCGCCTACCGTGCGGGCATGGACATGATCTTCGTGATGGTGCGTCGTGTCCGCCGGGCAGAGCCGGCGGTCCTGGGGATGGCACCCGCTCACTGACCGCTGGGCGTGCACGCTGGTCGCCGGGGCCGGCGTCGGCGAGGGCGATCTGGTCCTCGACCTGGGAGCGGGCACCGGCTCGCTGACGGCACCTCTGCTCCAAGCCGGGGCCGACGTGATCGCGGTGGAGCTGCATCGAGGCCGGGCCGAGCGCCTACGGGCCAGGTTCGGCCACGCCGACAACTTCCGTCTCATGGTCGCGGATGCGGCCGACCTCCGCCTGCCGCGCCGGCCGTTCCAGGTGGTGGCGAGCCCGCCCTACTCCTCGTCCTCGGCGATCGTGCGCGCCCTGCTGGCGCGCGACAGCCGGCTGCTCCGGGCCGACCTGGTGGTGCAACGCCAGTTCGCGCGCCGCGTGACCGAGGGCGGGC encodes:
- a CDS encoding MarR family winged helix-turn-helix transcriptional regulator; translation: MNSDTRWLDASQQRSWRALVIGTTLLMDRLDDELRQEFDISLTEYEILVRLSEREGRQMRMAQLADALAHSRSRVTHTVTRMERQGLVRRSHSPDDGRGVLASMTEDGMRLLQAAAPMHVEGVRRHLVDLASAEDFAALGRVMNAVTDQLIVGHPEMEIRRPTV
- a CDS encoding single-stranded DNA-binding protein translates to MNDTYITFRGWLGGDVELHDVKGGHRIARMRVASTPRRFRGDHWEDGPTIWFTVKAWNHLATHASSSLSTGQPVLVHGRLEADVWTREDGTTQVRYIVTAESIGHDLTRGTADFTKREQSQETQAVPEAVTDPDAWAPPKVEEPAA
- the ettA gene encoding energy-dependent translational throttle protein EttA yields the protein MAEYVFTLRNVRKAHGDKVVLDNVTLSFLHGAKIGVVGPNGAGKSSLLKIMAGLDQPNNGDAIKDPEATVGMLQQEPPLTEGKTVLENVQEAVADTKKKLDRYNEISEQLADPDADYDALLAEMGDLQTDLDHAGAWDLDSRLDQAMDALRCPPGDVLVDHLSGGERRRVALCKLLLQQPDLLLLDEPTNHLDAESVQWLEGHLKNYPGAVLAVTHDRYFLDNVAEWIAEVDRGSIHGYQGNYSTYLETKKDRLKIEGAKDAKRAKMLEKELDWVRSNPKARQAKSKARLQRYEEMAAEADRARKIDTAVINIPPGPRLGDVVLEARGLEKGFEGRTLMHDLSFTLPKAGIVGVIGPNGVGKTTLFRMITGQEEPDGGELKVGQTVKISYVDQSRGGIDPNKNVWEVVSDGLDFIKVANFEMNSRAYVASFGFKGPDQQKKAGVLSGGERNRLNLALTLKMGGNLLLLDEPTNDLDVETLSSLEDALLDFPGCAVVTSHDRWFLDRVATHILAWEGDEQDPAKWFWFEGNFAAYEANKVERLGEEAARPHRVTHRRLTRD
- a CDS encoding rRNA adenine N-6-methyltransferase family protein; this encodes MSAGQSRRSWGWHPLTDRWACTLVAGAGVGEGDLVLDLGAGTGSLTAPLLQAGADVIAVELHRGRAERLRARFGHADNFRLMVADAADLRLPRRPFQVVASPPYSSSSAIVRALLARDSRLLRADLVVQRQFARRVTEGGLTVRGGGRFTAEVARPLPRSAFRPPPRVDSVVLRISRHRATHRRRPRRA
- a CDS encoding acetyl-CoA C-acetyltransferase, which gives rise to MPEAVIVAAARTPIGRANKGSLKDLRPDDLAAGIVSTALDQVPALDRSTVDDVYLGCGLPGGESGFNMGRVVNVLNGMDDVPAATVTRYCASSVQTTRMAFHAIRAGEGDVFVSAGVETVSRFGRGTSDTWPDTHNARFADAEARSAEQAQGGQDWHDPRQDDALPDVYLAMGQTAENVARLRGLDRRELDEFAVRSQNLAEKAIADGFWAREITPVTTPDGTVVSADDGPRAGVTYEAISQLDPVFRPDGVVTAGNCCPLNDGAAAVVVMSDTKAAELGLTPLARIVSTGVSGLSPEIMGLGPVEATRRALAHAGMSIGDIDLVEINEAFAAQVVPSYQDLGIDLDRLNVNGGAIAVGHPFGMTGARLQNTMLNSLDWHDKSTGLITMCVGGGQGMALILERMS